In Sphingopyxis sp. CCNWLW2, a single window of DNA contains:
- a CDS encoding SDR family NAD(P)-dependent oxidoreductase, which yields MATLVTGAASGIGLATVETLLAGGHKVVAADRDGGALAMLRARGEPHLHCELLDVTDELEVAAVIDRGIAALGPIGGVVNSAGTGRNLSAMDTDASAFRQLLEVNLVGNFVVAREAARQMAAGAGGSIVNITSVSGIRGNAGRAAYGASKGGLDALTRVLAAEWADHAIRVNAVAPGPIETPLATRVHGDAVRGQWTSLVPMRRYGLPPEVASVILFLLDGTKSGYMTGQTLCVDGGFTIAGLPASAHG from the coding sequence TTGGCGACGTTGGTCACCGGTGCCGCGTCGGGAATTGGTCTCGCGACGGTCGAGACGCTCCTTGCGGGCGGCCACAAGGTCGTCGCGGCGGACCGTGATGGAGGTGCCCTTGCCATGCTGCGTGCGCGAGGCGAGCCGCACCTTCACTGCGAGCTACTCGATGTGACGGACGAGCTGGAAGTTGCGGCTGTCATCGATCGCGGCATCGCGGCGCTCGGGCCGATCGGCGGCGTCGTCAATTCAGCCGGAACGGGGCGCAATCTCTCGGCGATGGACACCGATGCGTCGGCGTTTCGCCAGCTACTGGAGGTCAATCTTGTCGGAAATTTCGTTGTGGCACGCGAGGCGGCCCGGCAAATGGCCGCCGGCGCCGGCGGATCGATCGTCAATATCACCTCGGTATCGGGAATTCGCGGCAACGCAGGGCGCGCCGCCTATGGCGCCTCGAAAGGTGGTCTCGATGCATTGACCCGCGTGCTGGCGGCGGAATGGGCCGACCATGCGATCCGGGTCAACGCGGTCGCTCCCGGACCGATCGAGACCCCGCTGGCGACACGGGTTCACGGAGATGCGGTTCGAGGGCAATGGACCTCGCTTGTGCCGATGCGGCGCTACGGGCTGCCGCCGGAAGTGGCCAGTGTCATCCTGTTCCTCCTGGACGGAACAAAGTCGGGCTACATGACGGGGCAGACGCTGTGCGTCGATGGCGGTTTCACGATTGCCGGTCTGCCGGCCAGCGCGCATGGCTGA
- a CDS encoding PPC domain-containing DNA-binding protein: MISTATGSMAGPMLVVEHPGAPNAARMVWTAVPDATRRSIDLAEGEDIFTAIHALLDAEGALGGTFTLLSGTLASLTLMTGGRGSDTPMTFHGPFEITAPARVVGGAGIVGVDEDGRRTTHCHAVFCDASLQTVGGHLIAGKAIAGPGGMMLDLTLLNGARFARRHDDETNFIIFHPEPA, from the coding sequence ATGATATCCACCGCGACGGGATCGATGGCGGGCCCCATGCTGGTCGTCGAGCACCCCGGTGCGCCCAACGCGGCACGCATGGTGTGGACAGCGGTTCCAGACGCGACCCGACGGTCGATCGATCTCGCCGAGGGGGAGGATATCTTCACTGCGATCCATGCCTTGCTGGACGCGGAAGGCGCGCTCGGCGGAACCTTCACGCTCCTGTCGGGAACGCTCGCGTCGTTGACGTTGATGACGGGCGGTCGCGGCAGCGACACCCCGATGACATTTCACGGCCCATTCGAAATCACCGCGCCTGCTCGGGTCGTCGGCGGGGCGGGGATTGTCGGCGTCGACGAGGACGGGCGCCGAACGACACATTGTCATGCCGTGTTCTGTGACGCTTCGCTTCAGACCGTTGGCGGACACCTGATCGCCGGCAAGGCGATCGCCGGTCCCGGGGGCATGATGCTCGACTTGACGCTGTTGAACGGCGCGCGGTTCGCGCGCCGGCATGACGACGAGACGAACTTCATCATCTTCCATCCGGAGCCGGCATGA
- a CDS encoding IclR family transcriptional regulator produces the protein MEGGSKTIDRVGSILRAFENGPEGGMTSREVAEATTFDKATAYRALVSMARIGLVDHDPKSRKYRLGAYLFSLGAIAARRFSLLSHAREVIAMLARETGDTVFLSVRNKYDSVCIDCAIGSYPIRAQTLSVGESVPLGVSTAGVAMLSTMSEEEVRHAIQYNAVAISRFRTVKPDQIYEHVNRARELGYSLYTGQIIAGMAGLGRPIRDVHGRGLAVISVTALIDRMGEGRVKMIDGLLSEAIAEIEQRALLIGNRLETFA, from the coding sequence ATGGAAGGCGGATCGAAGACGATCGACCGGGTGGGCTCCATACTTCGCGCGTTCGAGAATGGTCCCGAGGGGGGCATGACGTCGCGCGAGGTCGCCGAGGCGACGACGTTCGACAAGGCGACGGCGTACCGCGCCCTCGTGTCCATGGCCCGCATCGGGCTGGTCGATCACGATCCCAAGAGCCGCAAGTACCGGCTTGGCGCCTATCTCTTCAGCCTCGGTGCGATCGCCGCGCGCCGTTTCTCGCTGCTGTCGCACGCCCGCGAGGTTATCGCCATGCTCGCGCGCGAGACCGGCGACACGGTATTCCTCTCTGTCCGCAACAAATATGACTCGGTCTGCATCGACTGCGCGATCGGAAGCTATCCGATCCGGGCGCAGACACTGTCTGTCGGCGAGAGCGTCCCGCTCGGCGTCAGCACCGCGGGCGTCGCGATGCTGTCGACAATGAGCGAGGAAGAGGTAAGGCATGCGATCCAGTATAATGCCGTCGCCATTTCGCGCTTCCGGACCGTCAAGCCCGACCAGATCTATGAGCATGTCAACCGGGCGCGCGAGCTCGGATATTCGCTTTATACCGGACAGATCATCGCCGGCATGGCGGGGCTCGGGCGCCCGATCCGCGACGTGCATGGGCGCGGTCTCGCGGTTATCAGCGTCACCGCCCTGATCGACCGGATGGGCGAGGGCCGGGTCAAGATGATCGACGGCCTGCTCAGCGAAGCCATTGCGGAGATCGAACAGCGCGCGCTTCTGATCGGGAACCGCCTCGAGACCTTTGCGTGA
- a CDS encoding SDR family NAD(P)-dependent oxidoreductase codes for MADAGNFPCLRQSDRLAGKRAIVFGGGGGEVGTGVGQAAALAYAAAGARVAIVDARRENAQRTADRIDGALAITANILDEASVAHAIAEVSGALGSIDILHNNVGVPMTGEFTSFSATDWAHGLAVNCIGAATTMRIAMEHLLRSRGSIVNVSSIASIRHTGINYPIYNTSKAALDQLTVSVALEYAARGVRANAILPGLLDTEMGRSLASADDVAARDRRSPTGSQGNVWDVAHAAVFLASEEARYINGHLLVVDGGLSRRA; via the coding sequence ATGGCTGACGCCGGAAATTTTCCCTGTTTGCGACAAAGCGATCGGCTTGCCGGCAAGCGCGCGATCGTCTTCGGCGGCGGCGGCGGCGAGGTTGGAACCGGGGTCGGGCAGGCGGCGGCGCTTGCCTATGCCGCAGCTGGCGCTCGCGTCGCCATCGTCGACGCGCGGCGGGAAAATGCCCAGCGTACCGCCGATCGTATCGACGGTGCGCTCGCGATTACCGCGAATATCCTCGACGAAGCGTCGGTGGCGCACGCGATTGCCGAGGTATCGGGCGCTCTCGGATCGATCGATATCCTCCACAATAATGTCGGCGTGCCGATGACCGGCGAGTTCACGTCCTTTTCCGCAACCGACTGGGCGCATGGCCTTGCGGTCAATTGCATCGGCGCAGCGACCACGATGCGGATCGCGATGGAGCATCTGCTGCGCTCGCGAGGGTCGATCGTGAACGTATCGAGTATCGCCTCGATCCGTCACACCGGGATCAATTACCCCATCTACAATACGTCCAAGGCCGCACTCGACCAGCTCACCGTCTCCGTCGCGCTCGAATATGCCGCGCGGGGCGTTCGTGCCAACGCGATCCTACCCGGTCTGCTCGACACCGAAATGGGTCGCAGCCTCGCCTCGGCGGACGATGTCGCGGCGCGCGACCGCCGCAGTCCGACAGGTTCGCAGGGCAATGTCTGGGACGTCGCGCATGCTGCGGTGTTCCTCGCGTCCGAGGAAGCCCGCTATATCAACGGCCATCTGCTCGTGGTCGACGGCGGATTGTCGCGCCGGGCCTGA